One Avibacterium avium genomic window carries:
- the metE gene encoding 5-methyltetrahydropteroyltriglutamate--homocysteine S-methyltransferase: protein MTTFHVLGFPRVGAKRELKFAQERYWRGDIAEQDLLDIAKALREINWKHQAAAKADYVAVADFTFYDHILDLQVATGAIPARFGFDSQNLTLDQYFQLARGNKDQFAIEMTKWFDTNYHYLVPEFHKNTEFKANPAHYVQQIREAKALGLNVKPTIVGPLTFLHLGKEKGEAFDRFELLNKLVPVYVEILNALAAEGVEWIQIDEPALAVDLPAEWIAAYQAVYAELSEKVNAKLLLATYFGSVAEHANLLKSLPVDGLHIDLVRAPEQLAAFADYDKVLSAGVIDGRNVWRANLNQVLDVLEPLKAKLGERLWIAPSCSLLHSPYDLSVEVQLKENKPELYNWLAFTLQKVQELSVIKTALEQGRAAVQVELDASQAAADARANSTEIHRPEVAERLANLPAGADQRKSPFAERIAKQNAWLNLPLLPTTNIGSFPQTSEIRQARAQFKKGTLSLEDYEAAMKKEIELVVREQEKLDLDVLVHGEAERNDMVEYFGELLDGFAFTKFGWVQSYGSRCVKPPIIYGDVVRPVPMTVRWSQYAQSLTSKVMKGMLTGPVTILQWSFVRNDIPRATVCKQIGVALSDEVLDLEKAGIKVIQIDEPAIREGLPLKRADWDAYLQWAGEAFRLSSMGVQDDTQIHTHMCYSEFNDILPAIAALDADVITIETSRSDMELLNAFADFKYPNDIGPGVYDIHSPRVPKPEEIEHLLRKALKVVPKERLWVNPDCGLKTRGWTETLQQLQVMVDVTKKLRAELA from the coding sequence ATGACAACATTTCACGTTTTAGGTTTTCCTCGCGTTGGTGCAAAACGTGAGCTTAAATTTGCTCAAGAGCGTTATTGGCGTGGGGATATTGCAGAACAAGATTTATTAGACATCGCAAAAGCATTGCGTGAGATCAACTGGAAGCACCAAGCGGCGGCGAAGGCGGATTATGTCGCGGTGGCTGATTTCACCTTCTACGATCATATTTTAGATCTACAAGTGGCAACAGGGGCAATTCCTGCGCGTTTTGGTTTCGACAGCCAAAACTTAACCCTTGACCAATATTTCCAACTGGCGCGTGGGAATAAAGATCAATTCGCCATTGAGATGACAAAATGGTTCGACACCAACTATCACTACCTTGTGCCAGAATTTCACAAAAACACGGAATTTAAAGCCAACCCAGCCCATTATGTGCAACAAATTCGTGAAGCAAAAGCCCTTGGTTTAAATGTGAAACCGACCATTGTTGGCCCATTGACGTTCTTACATTTAGGTAAAGAAAAAGGTGAAGCCTTTGATCGCTTTGAATTATTAAACAAACTCGTGCCTGTTTATGTGGAAATTCTCAATGCGTTAGCGGCAGAAGGGGTGGAATGGATTCAAATTGACGAGCCTGCCCTTGCGGTAGATTTACCTGCTGAGTGGATCGCGGCATATCAAGCGGTTTATGCTGAGCTAAGCGAAAAAGTAAACGCGAAATTGTTACTCGCGACCTATTTTGGCTCTGTGGCAGAACACGCTAACTTATTGAAATCCTTACCAGTGGACGGCTTACACATTGATTTAGTGCGAGCGCCTGAGCAACTGGCTGCCTTTGCCGATTATGACAAAGTGCTTTCAGCTGGTGTGATTGACGGACGCAACGTATGGCGTGCGAATCTCAACCAAGTGCTAGATGTGCTTGAGCCGTTAAAAGCGAAATTGGGCGAGCGTTTATGGATTGCGCCAAGCTGCTCGTTATTGCATAGCCCTTATGATTTATCGGTGGAAGTGCAATTAAAAGAAAATAAACCTGAGCTTTATAACTGGCTGGCGTTTACGCTTCAAAAAGTGCAAGAATTATCGGTAATTAAGACCGCACTTGAGCAAGGCCGTGCTGCCGTTCAAGTAGAATTAGATGCTAGCCAAGCTGCTGCAGATGCACGAGCCAATAGCACTGAAATTCACCGCCCTGAAGTGGCTGAACGTTTAGCTAATTTACCAGCAGGCGCAGATCAACGTAAATCGCCATTTGCTGAGCGTATTGCAAAACAAAATGCGTGGCTAAATTTACCTTTGCTGCCAACCACGAATATTGGTTCATTCCCACAAACTAGCGAAATTCGTCAAGCTCGCGCCCAATTCAAAAAAGGTACGCTGAGCCTTGAAGATTACGAAGCGGCGATGAAAAAAGAAATCGAGTTGGTGGTGCGTGAGCAAGAAAAACTCGACCTTGATGTCCTCGTTCACGGTGAAGCGGAACGTAACGATATGGTGGAATACTTCGGGGAATTATTAGATGGTTTCGCCTTCACCAAATTCGGCTGGGTGCAAAGCTACGGTTCACGTTGCGTTAAGCCGCCAATTATTTACGGTGATGTCGTTCGCCCTGTGCCGATGACGGTTCGTTGGTCGCAATATGCACAAAGCCTAACCAGCAAAGTAATGAAAGGAATGCTCACTGGCCCTGTTACAATTTTACAATGGTCGTTCGTGCGTAACGATATTCCGCGTGCGACCGTGTGTAAACAAATCGGCGTAGCATTGTCTGATGAAGTGTTAGATTTAGAAAAAGCAGGAATTAAAGTGATCCAAATTGACGAACCAGCAATCCGCGAAGGCTTACCGCTTAAGCGTGCAGACTGGGACGCGTATCTCCAATGGGCAGGCGAAGCGTTCCGTTTAAGCTCAATGGGCGTGCAAGATGATACACAAATTCACACCCATATGTGTTATTCCGAATTTAACGACATCTTGCCAGCCATCGCGGCACTGGATGCAGACGTGATCACCATTGAAACTTCACGTTCGGATATGGAATTGTTAAACGCGTTCGCTGATTTCAAATATCCGAACGACATCGGCCCGGGCGTGTACGACATTCATAGCCCACGCGTACCAAAACCAGAGGAAATTGAACATCTGCTACGCAAAGCCTTGAAAGTGGTACCAAAAGAGCGTTTATGGGTAAATCCAGACTGTGGCTTAAAAACTCGCGGCTGGACAGAAACCTTACAACAGCTTCAAGTGATGGTTGATGTGACGAAGAAATTACGCGCTGAACTGGCTTAA
- a CDS encoding Zn-dependent hydrolase, with protein MTIDMQRVKTIIEKLALMTSVEGELTRLAFTAEDNAAYDYIIGLCQNYDLQIHRDEIGNLFIRRKGENDSLPAVSFGSHIDTVINAGKFDGPLGAIAGLEILFQACEQNIKTRYPLELIIFTCEESSRFNYATLGSKVMCGITNKETLSKLLDKQGHSLAEAMSSVGLDFDKIEYARRNGDEFKCFVELHIEQGPRLENENKTIGIVVGIAAPIRCIVKIKGQADHSGATAMHYRHDALLGGAELALAIEQAAIQAGHSTVATVGNLTAKPGVMNVVPGYCELLVDIRGIHQQARESVFIALENQIEQVSKKRGLNIELQVISKDTPIVLAENMVNSITNATQSLGYSYELMPSGAGHDAMHMATICPTGMIFVPSKNGISHNPLEFTDWKDIEAGINVMQKVVLEQAEIL; from the coding sequence ATGACAATTGATATGCAACGCGTTAAAACCATAATTGAAAAACTCGCACTAATGACTAGTGTTGAAGGTGAGCTAACGCGCTTAGCCTTTACTGCTGAAGACAACGCTGCTTATGATTATATCATTGGGTTATGCCAAAATTATGATTTACAAATCCACCGTGATGAAATTGGTAATTTATTTATTCGTCGCAAAGGTGAAAATGATAGTTTACCTGCAGTCAGTTTTGGTTCACATATTGATACAGTGATTAATGCAGGGAAATTTGATGGCCCATTGGGAGCTATTGCGGGTCTTGAAATTCTGTTCCAAGCTTGCGAACAAAATATCAAAACACGTTATCCGCTTGAGTTAATTATTTTTACTTGTGAAGAATCAAGCCGCTTTAATTATGCGACTTTGGGTAGCAAAGTAATGTGCGGCATAACTAATAAAGAAACCTTAAGCAAATTGCTTGATAAACAAGGTCATAGTTTAGCGGAAGCAATGTCATCAGTCGGTTTAGATTTCGATAAAATTGAATATGCCAGACGCAATGGAGATGAATTTAAATGTTTTGTTGAATTGCATATTGAGCAAGGTCCACGCTTGGAAAATGAAAATAAAACCATTGGTATCGTGGTAGGCATTGCTGCACCAATCCGTTGTATTGTTAAAATTAAAGGGCAAGCCGACCACTCTGGCGCAACGGCGATGCATTATCGTCACGATGCTTTATTAGGTGGGGCAGAACTTGCTTTAGCGATAGAACAAGCTGCAATTCAAGCAGGACATTCAACGGTTGCTACCGTTGGAAATTTAACAGCGAAACCTGGTGTAATGAACGTTGTTCCAGGTTATTGTGAATTATTAGTCGATATTCGTGGTATTCACCAACAAGCTCGAGAATCTGTATTTATCGCATTAGAAAATCAGATCGAGCAAGTGAGTAAAAAACGCGGATTAAATATTGAGTTGCAAGTTATTTCAAAAGACACGCCGATTGTATTAGCAGAAAATATGGTTAATTCAATCACGAATGCGACTCAAAGCTTGGGTTATAGTTACGAGCTTATGCCAAGTGGTGCAGGGCATGATGCTATGCATATGGCAACAATTTGCCCAACAGGTATGATTTTTGTTCCATCAAAAAATGGTATTAGCCATAATCCATTAGAATTTACGGATTGGAAAGATATTGAAGCTGGTATTAACGTGATGCAGAAAGTTGTGCTTGAGCAAGCAGAGATTTTATAA
- a CDS encoding M20 family metallo-hydrolase, whose product MSISLEQLIAWRREFHRTPETGWSEFLTTSKIADYLSALGFEILLGTQIIDLDSVRGRNKAIVEKGIQRALSQGANPQWIEKMESYTGCVAVFDSGKAGKTIALRFDIDCVDVQESHSPEHRPNQLGFASINEGEMHACGHDGHISIGLGVAHWIMQNKGKLTGKIKLVFQPAEEGVRGAAAIAASGIIDDADYFASSHISFCATTGTVLANPKNFLSTTKIDIRYKGKPSHAGAAPHLGHNALLAGAHAVTQLQGIARHGSGMTRINVGVFNAGSGRNVIPSDAELKLEVRGENKEINQYMVDQVMQIAKGIAVSFDVDYETEIMGEAVDMNNDDELVSLVREIAQQQPEIHSVDREYAFNASEDATILGRRVQEHGGKAIYFIIGADRMAEHHQAEFDFDENQLLTGVNIYSDLLARLLG is encoded by the coding sequence ATGAGTATTTCATTAGAACAGTTAATTGCATGGCGCAGGGAGTTTCATCGTACGCCTGAAACGGGCTGGAGTGAGTTTTTAACCACAAGCAAAATTGCCGATTATTTATCTGCGCTCGGCTTTGAAATTTTGCTAGGTACACAAATTATTGATCTTGATTCCGTACGTGGGCGTAATAAAGCCATTGTAGAAAAAGGTATTCAGCGTGCTTTGTCGCAAGGAGCTAATCCACAATGGATTGAAAAAATGGAAAGTTATACAGGCTGTGTCGCAGTATTTGATTCTGGCAAAGCAGGAAAAACTATTGCCTTGCGTTTTGATATTGATTGTGTGGACGTGCAGGAGAGCCATAGTCCAGAACATCGTCCAAATCAACTGGGTTTTGCTTCAATCAATGAGGGTGAAATGCACGCTTGTGGCCATGATGGACATATTAGTATCGGGCTTGGTGTGGCTCATTGGATTATGCAAAATAAAGGCAAGCTCACAGGCAAAATCAAACTTGTGTTCCAACCTGCGGAAGAAGGGGTTCGTGGTGCTGCTGCGATTGCCGCAAGTGGTATTATTGATGATGCAGATTATTTTGCCAGTTCACATATTAGTTTTTGTGCGACCACAGGCACAGTGCTAGCCAATCCAAAAAACTTCCTTTCTACCACCAAAATTGATATTCGTTATAAAGGAAAACCATCGCACGCAGGTGCTGCACCACATTTAGGGCATAACGCACTGTTAGCTGGTGCGCACGCTGTTACCCAATTACAAGGCATTGCACGCCACGGTTCAGGTATGACTCGCATTAATGTAGGTGTGTTTAATGCAGGTTCTGGGCGAAATGTAATTCCATCTGATGCGGAATTAAAACTTGAAGTACGCGGTGAAAATAAAGAGATTAATCAATATATGGTTGATCAAGTAATGCAGATCGCAAAAGGGATTGCCGTGAGTTTTGATGTTGATTATGAAACGGAAATTATGGGCGAAGCGGTGGATATGAATAATGATGACGAATTGGTTTCATTGGTTCGTGAAATTGCTCAGCAACAACCAGAAATTCATAGTGTTGATAGAGAATATGCTTTTAATGCCAGTGAAGATGCTACAATTTTAGGACGACGTGTACAGGAACACGGCGGTAAAGCCATTTACTTTATTATTGGGGCTGATCGTATGGCAGAGCATCATCAAGCAGAATTTGATTTTGATGAGAATCAACTCCTAACTGGTGTAAATATTTATAGCGACTTATTAGCACGTTTATTGGGGTAA
- a CDS encoding YtfJ family protein, producing the protein MMKKTTALLGAILLSTAVVSHAHNIQLNADLPNVNVSQKGELVLKNQDISYQPWQASQLKGKVRVLQHIAGRSAVKEKNLPLMDAIKKQKFNAALYQTTNIVNADDAIFGTGAFVRSSVKDAKQQNPHSQVVLDEKSAVKNAWQLKEKESLIVVLDKNGKVKFVQEGKLSPTQIQQVIELVKRLVEK; encoded by the coding sequence ATAATGAAAAAAACAACCGCACTTTTAGGTGCTATCTTACTTTCCACTGCCGTAGTGAGCCACGCCCATAATATTCAACTAAATGCCGATTTACCCAATGTAAACGTTTCGCAAAAAGGCGAATTAGTCCTGAAGAATCAAGATATTAGTTATCAACCTTGGCAAGCCAGCCAATTAAAAGGCAAGGTTCGAGTGTTACAACATATTGCAGGGCGCAGTGCGGTGAAGGAAAAAAACTTGCCGTTAATGGACGCAATCAAAAAACAGAAATTTAATGCCGCACTTTACCAAACTACTAATATTGTCAATGCTGATGACGCCATATTTGGCACAGGCGCTTTTGTAAGAAGCAGCGTAAAAGACGCAAAACAACAAAATCCACACAGCCAAGTAGTGCTTGATGAAAAAAGTGCGGTAAAAAATGCGTGGCAATTAAAAGAAAAAGAAAGCCTGATTGTCGTGCTAGATAAAAATGGCAAAGTAAAATTTGTACAAGAAGGTAAATTATCCCCTACACAAATTCAGCAAGTGATTGAATTAGTTAAACGTTTAGTGGAAAAATAA
- a CDS encoding zinc ribbon domain-containing protein YjdM, translating to MEQPICPKCQGEYVYHDGLNFVCPDCAYEWSGDEENESEEKVVKDSNGNPLQDGDSVILIKDLKVKGSSIVLKKGTKAKNIRLVDGDHDVDCKIDGQSFSLKSEFLKKA from the coding sequence ATGGAACAACCAATCTGCCCTAAATGCCAAGGGGAATATGTCTATCACGATGGCCTTAATTTCGTTTGCCCTGATTGCGCTTACGAATGGTCTGGTGATGAAGAAAATGAAAGCGAAGAAAAAGTGGTGAAAGACAGTAACGGCAATCCATTGCAAGACGGTGATAGCGTTATTTTGATCAAAGATTTGAAAGTGAAAGGCTCTTCCATCGTGTTGAAAAAAGGCACAAAAGCGAAAAATATCCGTTTAGTTGATGGCGATCACGATGTTGATTGTAAAATTGATGGACAAAGTTTTTCGTTAAAATCTGAGTTTTTGAAAAAAGCTTAA
- the truB gene encoding tRNA pseudouridine(55) synthase TruB: MSKAKNKGRHIHGIFLLDKPQGASSNQIMQQVKRLFQANKAGHTGALDPLATGMLPICLGEATKFSQYLLDSDKRYLVTAKLGERTDTSDADGQVVERREVRSEISQILTALEQFRGEIMQVPTMFSALKHQGKPLYEYARAGITVEREARPITIFELKFIDYQAPYLTLEVHCSKGTYIRTLIDDLGEVLGCGAHVTMLRRLAVADYPQHAMMSLEDLKALSEQQDLSLLDQHLLPMDSAVKSLPALALSAEQSRAVGFGQRVKFDNPQGIYGQVRLFSAENQFLGVAEVDKNNVIRPSRMVALNLL, encoded by the coding sequence ATGAGTAAGGCAAAAAATAAAGGCCGTCATATTCACGGCATTTTTTTGTTAGACAAACCGCAAGGGGCGAGTTCTAACCAAATTATGCAACAAGTAAAACGGCTTTTTCAGGCAAATAAAGCAGGGCATACCGGCGCGTTAGATCCCCTTGCTACAGGAATGTTGCCCATTTGTTTAGGTGAAGCCACCAAGTTTTCGCAATATTTGCTAGATTCTGATAAGCGTTATTTGGTTACGGCAAAATTGGGTGAGCGCACTGACACTTCTGACGCAGACGGACAAGTGGTTGAGCGCCGAGAAGTGCGGTCGGAAATTTCGCAAATTTTAACCGCACTTGAGCAATTCCGTGGTGAAATTATGCAAGTGCCAACCATGTTTTCAGCCTTAAAACATCAAGGAAAACCGCTTTATGAATATGCCCGCGCTGGGATCACCGTGGAGCGTGAAGCGCGTCCAATTACTATTTTTGAGCTGAAATTTATTGATTACCAAGCGCCTTATTTAACCTTAGAAGTGCATTGCTCAAAAGGCACTTATATTCGCACGTTAATTGATGACTTAGGCGAAGTGCTAGGCTGCGGCGCGCACGTTACGATGTTGCGCCGTCTTGCGGTGGCTGATTATCCACAACACGCAATGATGAGTTTAGAAGATCTCAAAGCCTTAAGCGAACAGCAAGATTTAAGCCTGTTAGATCAACATTTACTGCCAATGGACAGTGCAGTGAAATCCTTGCCTGCGTTGGCATTAAGTGCCGAACAGAGCCGAGCCGTTGGTTTTGGGCAGCGCGTGAAGTTTGATAATCCACAAGGCATTTATGGCCAAGTGCGGTTGTTTTCTGCCGAAAATCAATTTCTTGGTGTGGCAGAAGTGGATAAAAACAACGTTATCCGACCAAGCCGAATGGTGGCATTGAATTTGTTATGA
- the rbfA gene encoding 30S ribosome-binding factor RbfA, which produces MAREFKRSDRVAQELQKEIAVILQREVKDPRIGMVTVSDVEVSRDLAYAKVFVTFLFDQDDSVIESGMKGLEKASPYIRSLLAKAMRLRIVPELRFVYDKSLVEGMKMSNLVSEVIRDDEKRYQGDAESHENNKENSKENNE; this is translated from the coding sequence ATGGCAAGAGAATTTAAACGCTCAGATCGCGTTGCGCAAGAATTACAAAAAGAAATTGCGGTGATTTTGCAACGCGAAGTGAAAGATCCGCGTATTGGAATGGTTACCGTGTCTGATGTGGAAGTATCGCGCGATTTGGCTTACGCAAAAGTGTTCGTAACTTTCTTATTTGATCAAGATGACAGCGTTATTGAAAGCGGAATGAAAGGGCTGGAAAAAGCCTCGCCTTATATTCGTTCTTTACTGGCTAAAGCAATGCGTTTGCGTATCGTGCCAGAGTTACGCTTTGTGTATGATAAATCCTTAGTGGAAGGAATGAAAATGTCCAACTTGGTGAGCGAAGTGATTCGTGATGATGAAAAACGCTACCAAGGTGATGCAGAAAGCCACGAAAACAATAAAGAAAACAGCAAAGAAAACAATGAGTAA
- the infB gene encoding translation initiation factor IF-2 — protein sequence MVDEVKKSDVPKKLSIQRRTKTTASTTTSTGKNKTVQVEVRKKRTVPTEAAIRAEEEARLKAKQEAEKKAAEEKAAAEKAKKDAEKAEQAKRQAEQKAKEKAEKSAKETANKAVDEEKERLKAEEAELRRKADELARQKAEEQARKAAEEAKRYADLASADEKNENSEDYSDYHLTSSYAREAEDEEERRNENRGRGKNKVAKAKKGGREDDSNKNERESNRRNQKDAKGGKGFKGKQGKKGSSLQQGFTKPAAPVNRDVVIGETITVAELANKMAVKATEIIKTMMKMGEMVTINQVIDQETAQLVAEEMGHKVILRKENELEESVLGDRDVNAEKVNRAPVVTIMGHVDHGKTSLLDYIRKAKVAAGEAGGITQHIGAYHVETDDGKMITFLDTPGHAAFTSMRARGAKATDIVVLVVAADDGVMPQTIEAIQHAKAAGVPIVVAVNKIDKPEANPDRVEQELLQHEVIAEKFGGDTQFVYVSAKKGTGVDELLDAILLQSEVLELSAVKDGMATGVVIESYLDKGRGPVATILVQSGTLRRGDIVLCGFEYGRVRAMRDENGKEISEAGPSIPVEVLGLSGVPSAGDEATVVRDEKKAREVALYRQGKFREVKLARQQKAKLENMFSNMAEGDVAELNVIVKADVQGSVEAIVQALQELSTPEVKVNVVGSGVGGITETDATLAAASNAIIVGFNVRADASARRIIENENIDLRYYSIIYELLNEIKAAMSGMLQPEFKQEIIGLAEVRDVFRHPKFGAIAGCMVTEGVVKRNNPIRVLRDNVVIFEGELESLRRFKDDVAEVRSGMECGIGVKNYNDVKVGDQIEVFEVVEIKRSI from the coding sequence ATGGTAGATGAAGTAAAAAAATCGGATGTACCGAAAAAATTAAGCATACAGCGCCGTACGAAAACCACGGCAAGCACCACAACCAGTACAGGTAAAAACAAAACTGTACAAGTGGAAGTGCGTAAAAAACGTACTGTGCCAACGGAAGCTGCTATCCGTGCGGAAGAAGAAGCACGCTTAAAAGCAAAACAAGAAGCGGAAAAGAAAGCGGCAGAAGAAAAAGCAGCCGCAGAAAAAGCGAAAAAAGACGCGGAAAAAGCTGAACAGGCAAAACGTCAAGCTGAACAAAAAGCGAAAGAAAAAGCAGAAAAATCAGCAAAAGAAACTGCCAACAAAGCGGTTGATGAAGAAAAAGAACGCTTGAAAGCGGAAGAAGCTGAGTTACGCCGTAAAGCTGATGAATTAGCTCGTCAAAAAGCGGAAGAGCAAGCACGCAAAGCCGCAGAAGAAGCAAAACGTTATGCAGATCTTGCAAGTGCGGATGAAAAAAATGAAAATTCTGAAGATTATTCAGATTACCATCTCACTTCAAGCTATGCGCGTGAAGCGGAAGATGAAGAAGAACGCCGTAATGAAAATCGTGGACGTGGCAAAAATAAAGTAGCCAAAGCGAAAAAAGGCGGACGCGAAGACGATAGCAACAAAAACGAGCGTGAATCCAATCGCCGTAACCAAAAAGATGCTAAAGGCGGAAAAGGTTTTAAAGGTAAACAAGGCAAAAAAGGCAGCAGCTTACAACAAGGCTTTACTAAACCTGCCGCACCAGTAAACCGTGATGTGGTAATTGGTGAAACCATTACCGTGGCGGAATTAGCCAACAAAATGGCAGTGAAAGCCACCGAAATCATCAAAACAATGATGAAAATGGGCGAAATGGTCACCATCAACCAAGTGATCGACCAAGAAACCGCACAGCTTGTAGCCGAAGAAATGGGACACAAAGTGATCCTGCGTAAAGAAAATGAGCTAGAAGAATCTGTATTAGGCGATCGTGATGTGAATGCGGAAAAAGTAAATCGTGCGCCAGTGGTTACCATTATGGGACACGTTGACCACGGTAAAACCTCTTTACTTGACTACATTCGTAAAGCGAAAGTGGCAGCAGGCGAAGCGGGTGGGATTACCCAGCACATTGGTGCGTATCACGTTGAAACAGACGATGGCAAAATGATCACCTTCCTAGATACACCGGGGCACGCCGCCTTTACCTCAATGCGTGCGCGTGGAGCGAAAGCGACAGACATCGTAGTGCTTGTTGTTGCCGCTGATGACGGGGTGATGCCACAAACTATCGAAGCGATCCAACACGCGAAAGCGGCAGGTGTGCCGATTGTGGTGGCAGTGAACAAAATTGATAAACCTGAAGCCAACCCAGATCGCGTAGAGCAAGAATTATTGCAACACGAAGTGATCGCCGAGAAATTCGGGGGCGATACGCAGTTCGTTTACGTTTCAGCGAAAAAAGGAACGGGCGTTGATGAATTGCTTGATGCGATTTTATTGCAATCTGAAGTATTAGAACTCAGTGCAGTGAAAGATGGAATGGCAACGGGCGTGGTGATCGAATCTTACCTCGATAAAGGTCGTGGGCCAGTGGCAACAATCCTCGTTCAATCAGGCACATTACGCCGTGGTGACATTGTACTTTGTGGCTTTGAATATGGTCGTGTGCGTGCAATGCGTGATGAAAACGGTAAAGAAATTTCAGAAGCCGGCCCATCAATTCCTGTGGAAGTGCTAGGCTTATCGGGCGTGCCGTCAGCGGGTGATGAAGCTACTGTGGTGCGTGATGAGAAAAAAGCCCGCGAAGTGGCATTGTATCGTCAAGGTAAATTCCGCGAAGTGAAACTCGCTCGTCAGCAAAAAGCGAAACTTGAAAATATGTTTAGCAATATGGCAGAGGGCGATGTAGCAGAATTGAACGTTATCGTTAAAGCGGACGTTCAAGGTTCGGTAGAAGCGATCGTTCAAGCCTTACAAGAGCTTTCAACCCCAGAAGTGAAAGTGAATGTAGTCGGTTCTGGCGTGGGTGGAATTACTGAAACCGATGCAACCCTAGCCGCCGCATCTAACGCCATTATTGTAGGCTTTAACGTTCGTGCCGATGCTTCAGCACGCCGTATTATTGAAAATGAAAACATTGATTTACGTTATTATTCAATCATTTATGAACTACTTAACGAGATCAAAGCGGCGATGAGCGGTATGCTCCAACCTGAATTTAAACAAGAAATTATCGGGCTTGCTGAAGTGCGTGATGTCTTCCGCCATCCGAAATTCGGTGCGATTGCAGGTTGTATGGTGACAGAGGGCGTGGTGAAACGTAATAACCCAATCCGTGTATTACGCGACAACGTGGTAATCTTTGAAGGCGAATTGGAATCGCTCCGCCGCTTTAAAGATGATGTAGCCGAAGTGCGTAGTGGTATGGAATGTGGTATTGGTGTGAAAAACTACAACGATGTCAAAGTTGGCGACCAAATCGAAGTCTTTGAAGTGGTTGAAATTAAACGTTCAATTTAA